The proteins below come from a single Jaculus jaculus isolate mJacJac1 chromosome X, mJacJac1.mat.Y.cur, whole genome shotgun sequence genomic window:
- the Cldn2 gene encoding claudin-2, producing MASLGVQLVGYILGLLGLLGTVIAMLLPNWRTSSYVGASIVTAVGFSKGLWMECATHSTGITQCDIYSTLLGLPADIQAAQAMMVTSSAMSSLACMISVVGMRCTVFCQESRAKDRVAVVGGVFFILGGLLGFIPVAWNLHGILRDFYSPLVPDSMKYEIGEALYLGIISSLFSLIAGIILCFSCSSQGNRTNYYDGYQAQPLATRSSPRPGQQPKAKSEFNSYSLTGYV from the coding sequence ATGGCATCCCTTGGCGTCCAACTCGTGGGCTACATCCTAGGCCTTCTGGGGCTGTTGGGCACAGTGATTGCCATGCTGCTTCCTAACTGGCGAACGAGTTCTTACGTTGGTGCCAGCATAGTGACGGCAGTTGGATTTTCCAAGGGTCTCTGGATGGAGTGTGCTACGCACAGCACAGGCATCACCCAGTGTGACATCTACAGCACCCTTTTAGGCCTACCCGCTGACATCCAGGCTGCCCAGGCTATGATGGTAACATCCAGTGCAATGTCCTCACTGGCCTGCATGATTTCTGTGGTGGGCATGAGATGCACAGTCTTCTGCCAGGAATCCCGAGCCAAGGACAGAGTGGCTGTAGTGGGAGGAGTTTTCTTCATCCTTGGAGGCCTCTTGGGCTTCATCCCAGTTGCTTGGAATCTTCATGGGATCCTGAGGGACTTCTACTCACCACTGGTGCCTGACAGCATGAAATATGAGATTGGAGAAGCACTTTACTTGGGCATTatttcctccctgttctccctgaTAGCTGGAATCATCCTCTGCTTTTCCTGCTCATCCCAGGGAAATCGCACCAACTATTACGATGGCTACCAGGCCCAGCCTCTTGCCACTAGGAGCTCTCCAAGACCTGGTCAACAGCCTAAAGCCAAGAGTGAGTTCAACTCCTACAGCCTGACAGGGTATGTGTGA